One window of Epinephelus fuscoguttatus linkage group LG9, E.fuscoguttatus.final_Chr_v1 genomic DNA carries:
- the LOC125895080 gene encoding signal-regulatory protein beta-2-like encodes MKMVVIFYLLLMLRVGRCTDDHVFEMTTVEVGDDVTLNCPRQTSINQETLFWIRLVTGKTPEFLGGTYTFDYEGVNKTPHITAKQEPGSFILHIHETKLSDTGLYYCLKVNLLDMTFSKSALLRVKGPEPDITAVTQDPSDPVRPGDSVTLQCSVLSDSEKKTCPEEHRVYWFRAASDESHPSLIYSDGCEKSPEAHSPQKCIYSFSKNASSSDAGTYYCAVATCGEIFFGNGAKLDVEGKCRIFPY; translated from the exons ATGAAAATGGTggtcatattttatttgttgctgATGCTCAGAGTGGGAC GATGCACAGACGATCACGTCTTTGAAATGACAACTGTTGAAGTTGGAGATGATGTGACTTTGAATTGTCCTCGCCAGACATCTATCAACCAAGAAACTTTGTTTTGGATCAGGCTTGTTACTGGAAAAACACCTGAATTCTTGGGAGGAACATACACCTTTGATTATGAAGGTGTTAACAAGACTCCTCACATTACAGCAAAACAAGAGCCTGGATCATTTATTCTGCATATTCATGAGACAAAGCTGAGTGATACTGGACTTTACTACTGTTTAAAAGTAAATCTACTGGACATGACATTTTCCAAATCAGCACTTCTGAGAGTTAAAG GACCAGAACCTGATATCACTGCTGTCACTCAAGATCCATCTGATCCAGTCCGTCCAGGAGACTCAGTGACTCTGCAGTGTTCAGTCCTCTCTGACTCTGAGAAGAAAACATGTCCAGAAGAACACAGAGTTTATTGGTTCAGAGCCGCATCAGATGAATCTCATCCAAGTTTGATTTACAGTGATGGATGTGAGAAGAGTCCCGAAGCTCACTCTCCACAGAAATGTATCTACAGCTTCTCTAAGAACGCCAGCTCCTCTGATGCCGGGACTTATTACTGTGCTGTGGCCACATGTGGAGAGATATTTTTTGGAAATGGAGCAAAACTGGACGTTGAAGGTAAGTGCAGAATATTTCCATATTAA